The following proteins come from a genomic window of Spongiibacter tropicus DSM 19543:
- a CDS encoding HU family DNA-binding protein, with translation MATRKAAPKKAAPKKAAPKKVAAKKAVAKPAAAKAAPKRKTTAISEKMTKTQILNEIATNTELNRKQVASVLDELELLIERSIKKRALGEFTIPGLMKITTVKKPATKARKGINPFTGEETTFKAKPASVAVKVRPLKKLKDFAS, from the coding sequence ATGGCGACACGAAAAGCAGCACCGAAAAAAGCAGCGCCGAAAAAGGCCGCCCCCAAGAAAGTTGCAGCGAAGAAAGCCGTAGCTAAACCGGCTGCAGCCAAGGCGGCTCCGAAGCGCAAAACGACCGCAATCAGCGAGAAGATGACCAAGACGCAGATTCTCAATGAAATCGCGACTAACACCGAACTCAATCGCAAGCAGGTTGCCAGTGTGCTCGACGAGCTGGAGTTGCTGATTGAGCGCAGCATCAAAAAGCGTGCGCTGGGTGAGTTCACCATTCCCGGTTTGATGAAAATCACCACGGTGAAAAAGCCTGCGACCAAGGCGCGCAAGGGTATCAACCCCTTCACCGGTGAAGAGACGACCTTCAAAGCCAAGCCTGCCAGCGTGGCGGT
- the lhgO gene encoding L-2-hydroxyglutarate oxidase, with amino-acid sequence MASAGSYDVIIVGAGIVGAASAWQLLKQKPDSRVLILEKEAAPARHQSGRNSGVLHAGVYYPAGSLKARMCREGLQQTEAFCREHQLPFLRCGKWIVATEAHQLRGLGELQQRAKANGLNPEWLVRDAMREQEPELRGEAALAVSESAIVDYSAICQALLDQAQAAGAELKTEAEVLGITESQRDIRVFTRAGEFTSSQLLCCAGLMADRLARLQGLDCPLHIVPFRGEFYQLAARCESWVSRLIYPVPDPALPFLGVHLTPRVDGRLLAGPNAVLALAREGYRWSDVEWRSLAELIGFRGFWALVRRHHRAAVSELHNSLSKRRYLQLLQAYYPSLTMDDLSPAPAGVRAQAVSPKGELLHDFAFLESRRSVHVINAPSPAATSALPIGRHLVERLLQH; translated from the coding sequence ATGGCGAGTGCCGGGAGTTACGATGTCATTATTGTGGGGGCAGGCATTGTTGGTGCTGCCTCTGCATGGCAGCTGCTGAAGCAAAAGCCGGACAGCCGAGTGCTGATTCTGGAGAAAGAAGCGGCGCCGGCCCGCCATCAATCAGGGCGTAATAGTGGTGTACTCCATGCGGGGGTGTACTACCCGGCTGGCAGTCTCAAGGCACGCATGTGTCGGGAGGGGCTTCAGCAGACTGAGGCCTTCTGCCGGGAACACCAGCTTCCGTTCTTGCGCTGTGGGAAGTGGATTGTCGCCACCGAAGCCCATCAGCTGCGAGGGCTTGGGGAGTTGCAGCAGCGTGCAAAAGCCAATGGTTTGAACCCTGAGTGGCTGGTGCGCGACGCCATGCGCGAACAGGAGCCCGAGCTGAGGGGGGAAGCTGCTCTGGCGGTCAGCGAATCGGCGATTGTTGACTATTCGGCGATTTGCCAAGCATTACTGGATCAGGCTCAGGCGGCAGGCGCGGAGCTGAAGACCGAGGCAGAAGTGCTCGGTATCACCGAGAGCCAGCGAGACATTCGTGTGTTCACTCGTGCCGGAGAATTTACGTCGTCACAGCTACTCTGCTGTGCCGGTTTGATGGCCGACAGGCTGGCGAGGTTGCAGGGACTCGATTGCCCGCTGCATATCGTGCCGTTTCGCGGAGAGTTTTATCAGCTTGCCGCTCGCTGCGAGTCCTGGGTATCGCGCCTGATTTACCCCGTTCCCGATCCGGCTCTGCCGTTTCTGGGCGTCCACCTGACGCCCCGCGTTGATGGTCGGTTGCTTGCTGGTCCCAATGCGGTGCTGGCGTTGGCTCGCGAAGGCTACCGCTGGTCGGATGTTGAGTGGCGCAGCCTCGCGGAGCTGATCGGCTTTCGTGGCTTCTGGGCGCTGGTTCGTCGTCATCATCGCGCGGCCGTGTCTGAACTACACAACTCCCTTTCCAAACGCCGTTATTTGCAGTTGCTGCAAGCCTATTATCCGTCGCTGACGATGGACGATTTATCGCCAGCGCCGGCGGGAGTGCGTGCCCAGGCGGTCAGCCCCAAAGGTGAGCTCTTGCACGATTTTGCCTTTCTCGAGAGTCGTCGCAGCGTTCATGTCATCAATGCGCCGTCACCAGCGGCAACGTCTGCACTGCCAATTGGCAGGCATCTGGTTGAGCGTTTACTGCAGCATTAG
- a CDS encoding HIT domain-containing protein, translated as MFTLHPQLAADCFVVGDLPLCRVLLMNDAQYPWLILVPRSDAELRELCELSEEDRMQFSRESDLAAGILNTVFAAEKLNIAALGNMVPQLHVHHIARFAADPCWPKPVWGQLPAKAYADSDREERLAALRHAFAAEPRFISG; from the coding sequence ATGTTTACATTACACCCCCAACTTGCTGCCGACTGCTTTGTGGTCGGCGACCTGCCCTTATGCCGAGTGCTGTTGATGAACGACGCCCAGTATCCCTGGCTCATTCTGGTACCGCGCAGCGATGCCGAGCTGCGGGAACTCTGTGAGCTGAGTGAGGAGGACCGTATGCAGTTCTCTCGGGAGTCTGATCTGGCCGCAGGTATTCTCAATACCGTCTTTGCTGCAGAGAAGCTGAACATTGCCGCGCTGGGTAATATGGTGCCGCAGCTGCATGTTCACCATATAGCTCGTTTTGCCGCGGACCCCTGTTGGCCGAAGCCGGTATGGGGGCAGTTGCCGGCAAAAGCCTATGCCGATTCCGATCGCGAAGAACGTCTGGCGGCATTGAGACACGCCTTTGCCGCTGAGCCACGCTTTATTTCGGGCTGA